The sequence below is a genomic window from Salarchaeum japonicum.
CACAACCTCGCGGAGGGACTTGCTATCGGGAGTTCGTTCGCACTCGGGCGTGTGTCGCTCGGCGCATTCCTGGTGATTGGGTTCATGCTCCACAACGTGACGGAGGGTCCGGCTGTCGTCGCGCCAGTTGCCCGCGGAAAGCGGCCGTCGCTCGGACACTTCGCCGCACTCGGCGTCATCGCCGGCGCACCGGTCATCCTCGGTGGCTGGATCGGTAGTCTTGCATACTCGCCGACGATCGGTGCCTTTTTCCTCGCGATCGGGGTCGGCGCAATCCTGCAGGTCGATTGGGAGATCGCCCGAATGGTTCGTGATGCCGGAGGTCGCGTGGCGAGTGCGACGAACCTACTCGCATTCCTGCTCGGCCTCGCCATCATGTACGTGACTGACCTCTTCGTGGCGCTCTAATAGGTACCACTCGTTGCTGTTATAATGTCACGCAAATCCCACGATCGGCGAACAGTGTTGCGGCTCACCACTGCGATCTTCGCGACTCTCAGCACTGCCGGGTGTCTAAACGGGCAGTCATCGTCGATCCAAACCGTCACGATGCCCGGCGACCTCACGTTCGAGCCGAAGACTGCGACGATCGAAACGGGGGAGACGGTAAGGTGGACGAACGAGAGCGACATCGAACACACGGTCACAGCGTATGAAGACGAGATTCCAGACGAGGCCACGTACTTCGCAAGCGGTGGGTTCGAGTCAGAACGCGCAGCGAGGAACCGTGTCACCGAGGGGCTCATCGCTCCGGGTGAGAACTACGAGCACACGTTCGAGGAACCAGGCACGTACGGGTACTTTTGTATCCCACACGAGGGATCCGGAATGGTCGGGACAGTTCGAGTAAAGTAATCGAACACTCAAGTTCTCGTTCCGCCGAAATACATCCGCAAACTCGTTATGATTCCTCAGCCAGTAGGTTATCGACGAGGCGAGTGAACCGGTCAATCATCCGATCGGACAGCGAGGGTGTAATCTCTTCGAGGAGATGAGCGGTCTCAGTCGGCTCGGCTGCGACCAGTGTCACGTGATTATTGGTATCTCGATGTTTCTCGATTAGATTCTGCTCTGCCAAATGATTCAAGTGCCACTCGAGGGTTCCCCGTGCAATCCCGAGGGACTCTGTGACAGCGTTCGGTCTGGATGGCCCCTGTTCGAGAACATAGAATAAAATGTCGCGTGCTGTTTCCCGGCGAAGGACAGCGATTGCTCCCCGTTCCCACGCATCATATTCCGGTGTGTAATAGTGGGTCCGGCCATAGAGAGACAGTTCGACTATTCTTCCCTGCGTCTGGAGTTCTTTGAGATGGTACTGTACCTGTCCTGGTGCGAGGCCGAGTCTCCGCGTGAGTCCGTTGAAGTGTTCTCCAGGGTGGGTGGCAATATACTCGTGAATCCGGTCACGTTGGTGTGTCATGTATCGAATTCGGTTTTGTTCGAAATGGTCCGGGAGTGATAGACTGCAGCAATGACGAGCGCGACAAGAATGACATCAAGTCCGTGTTCGAGAAGGTGATGCTCGGCTTGTGAAAACAGGCCTACGATGGTGATCCCCGCAACTGTAGAGCGTCCAAAAAGGGCAGCTAGCGCAGCGACGACTAACAGATATGGACGGGATTGGCGCTGAACGAACGCGCCGATCGCAAGTCCCAGAAGTACCGCTGTACCCGCAGCCGCGATGGTGATCACCGCGAGCAACGGAAGGGACCACGGATCGATGAACCCACTATGAAGTGGGACAAATCCTGCCATGTAGGCTGAATTTGAAACGCAGTTACCTGAGAACGTCGATTCGAATTACCCCCGATGTTAGAATTGTAGAGAGTGGTTGGTAGTTCCAAAACTCTTCAGAGGGAGTGTCTCTAGGCACGAACCACGATTGACTCACTTTTTTGTCTTTCACAATCACGATGTACACACATGTCATCGTTGTCAGATCGCGCGCTGCTGACGGCAGTTGTCGCGGATGTCACGCTGATTCTCGGGTACACCATCAGTGCGGTTCTTCCTGACCGTCGAGTATGGCCCATCGGCGACAGCTCGTGGCGGTGGTGGTTCAACTGGTCCGCGCTCTCCGTGGTGTTCGCTGGATTTCCCATGCTGGCCGCGCTTGATCGGAACTCATTCATTTCCACCGAACGCAGGAACAAACTCGCAGGTAGCGGTATCGCCGCACTCGGGATGGGATTTGCCCTCTCCGCCCTCTTCGAACTCGGGTGGATGGAAAGCAGTGGAAGAGAAGGGGAACTTCGGACGGACGGTATCTACCAGTATACGCGTAACCCACAGAGCGTGGGATTCATTACGTTCATCGTCGGCGCGATCATCGCAGTGAACTCCCGGAAACTGGCTGTACACGGCATCTTGACCATCCTCGTGTACGCACTATTCCCGTTTGCCGAGGAACCGTGGCTGCAAGAGCAGTATGGCCAGGAATACAATGAATACCGCAAGCGGACTCCCCGATTTATCGGGCGGGACTTGGTGAAGAAACTCATCACCAGATAGTCTGCTACCGACCTTGAGCGGGGATTCAAGAACTCTACCAGAACCGATTTTCCGTTGACTTCCTAACTGCCGGGCAATGACTGATGAGAGAGGTATCCCTCGCCGAGAATTCCTCAAGTCGGCTGTCGCTATCGGAGGCGCAGCGGCATTTAGTGCCTGTCTAGGCCGTGAAGAGGTCGCTGTCCCGACGGGTCCAGACGATCTCTCGTCGTATCCACAACGTCAGCACGCCTGGAACGAGGTCCTGCCTCGGGACGACCACGGGAACGTCATTGCTCCGCACCATCGCGTACTTCTCTATCT
It includes:
- a CDS encoding cupredoxin domain-containing protein, with translation MSRKSHDRRTVLRLTTAIFATLSTAGCLNGQSSSIQTVTMPGDLTFEPKTATIETGETVRWTNESDIEHTVTAYEDEIPDEATYFASGGFESERAARNRVTEGLIAPGENYEHTFEEPGTYGYFCIPHEGSGMVGTVRVK
- a CDS encoding winged helix-turn-helix transcriptional regulator; translation: MTHQRDRIHEYIATHPGEHFNGLTRRLGLAPGQVQYHLKELQTQGRIVELSLYGRTHYYTPEYDAWERGAIAVLRRETARDILFYVLEQGPSRPNAVTESLGIARGTLEWHLNHLAEQNLIEKHRDTNNHVTLVAAEPTETAHLLEEITPSLSDRMIDRFTRLVDNLLAEES
- a CDS encoding DUF7471 family protein, coding for MAGFVPLHSGFIDPWSLPLLAVITIAAAGTAVLLGLAIGAFVQRQSRPYLLVVAALAALFGRSTVAGITIVGLFSQAEHHLLEHGLDVILVALVIAAVYHSRTISNKTEFDT
- a CDS encoding methyltransferase family protein, coding for MSSLSDRALLTAVVADVTLILGYTISAVLPDRRVWPIGDSSWRWWFNWSALSVVFAGFPMLAALDRNSFISTERRNKLAGSGIAALGMGFALSALFELGWMESSGREGELRTDGIYQYTRNPQSVGFITFIVGAIIAVNSRKLAVHGILTILVYALFPFAEEPWLQEQYGQEYNEYRKRTPRFIGRDLVKKLITR